In Carettochelys insculpta isolate YL-2023 chromosome 3, ASM3395843v1, whole genome shotgun sequence, the genomic stretch TAGGGAGAATTTGTTTCggactcgtgagaccagcacacactgatcggaccacatcgttttggagtcctgggatgaccagcagtgggtgcagaactttggCATGCACAAgcccacctttatggaactttgtgatgtgctggtgcccgctctgaagtgcagccacacaaaaatgaggcaggctttaatgaTTCAGAACCAAGTGACAATCACACTCTAGAAGTTTGCAGTCCCCAACAGTTACCAgttagtggcaaatcagttcaggtgggcagatctacagtggggtccatggtgatggaggtggcccatgcaatctgtcagcatctcctcaggaagactgtgaccctgggagatgtacaggccatagtggatggctttgctgcccagcgCTTTCCtgactgtggtggggcaatagatggcatgcacatccccatcatggccgtGGCTCACCAGCCCTCAGAGTATATaaatcaaaaggggtacttctccgtggtcatgcaggggttggtagatcacaaagatcATTTAACTGACATCAACATTGGCTGTTCAGGGAGGGTTGATGACATACACATATTCCAAAATTCAGGACTGTaccgaaagctcctggatgggacttttttccctgattggaaaatcaagattggtgacgtAGAGATGCCCACTGTTATATTAGGTAACCCTCCTTACCCTCTGCTTCCATGCCTGATGAAACcctgcacaggagccctggatcccagaaaggaaaactttaatcacagactgagcaggtgcaaaATGCTGGTAGAATGCACCTTTGGACATTTgaaagcgaggttcagatgtgttgaagcacaagacttctctgagtttaggcggctaacattcagctttattgaattcaatagggCAAAAGAtgggccaaactggacactagtaaaaccaggtccagcaaggctgcttgatgcagctaactctagtattttatacccttacacaaataagcccagtgtcagaggcaattaatTAGAGAATCCTAAaccactttccaaagagaaaccgttatcagcaaggaaaaacaggtacaagggagctggatccccaactccaaacagttcattaacgcattccatagagctcatcctcccagccattcccaaacaggtcaaggaaaggacaggctcctgtgtgcgtgcagaagtaaggggtgtgaaatggcttctatacaagatggcttccacaataGAATGATATTGTCTTATAAGATGGTAAAGGATTATCTTAAATATGGTTGACAGTAGCATTAGCAAGAGTCTTCAACCAGAAGGACTTCTTCAGGAATGATTTATAAAGGAAAAGTGgacaagataaaaaaaaataatgtgtaGTGTCCATATGTAGAAGTaccagaaaaggagaaaaaattcagaaatattACTAGGAAAAGGTGCTATATTTTTACATAACTAGGAAAGGTGAATGTGTTGTGATTGTAACATCCATTGGCATTAATACTTCTGCAAGAAAGGGAATCGGGAGTGACCCTCTTTCTTCTtgcttctcattttcttttttatacgTGGATGAGACCTTGAAGGTGAATTATCAGCCTTGAACAATTTTGTCAGCTCTATATTGCTCTGAAGTAACAGTGAAAACAATACCAAATGCTAACCTGCTGTGAAACCAGTGAGCTTCAGTAAATGGGGAGATCACATATGTCCACGTACCAATATAGCCATTTACTGCAAgtctgtctctttctttctttgcaggtGGGTTACTGCCCTGTGTAAGAGCACCCATTCAGAACTCTTAAAATAGACTAAAGTTTGGGTGAGAAGCTTCAGACGTCttccagatattttgaaatatagaaGAAAAAATGAATCTTGCAAATGATGGTGCAACACCCAGAGGTGTCTATGACTGGGACTACGTTCTATGGGAAGTTCGTTTGAAGTTACTAGCAGTTGGTTTTTTCAGCTACCTAAGTGCATTTTTTCTGGCTCACTGCCTCTCCTCATGGATCTGTGCCAGTTATCGCACTTTGTCAGCAAAGCAGAAGGTCTTCTGGAATATGGATATCACACGTGCCCTGTTTGCAGTTCAGGGTTGCGGAGCTGGGTTGTGGGCCTTGCTTATAGATCCAGTTTTTCAAGCTGACCAAGTGTATTCACAGCAAAAGTGGATCTGGTTTCATTGCCTAATAGCTGCTGGATTCTTCTTGCTTGAAAATGTGGTTGCTTTTTCCTCTAATATTCTTTTCGGAGTTTTCAATGTTTTTGCAGTTATTcatcctttatttgcctttggtGGACTTCTCGGTTTGATGACTAACATAAAATCAGGTCATTATCTACCCCTGATGGGGCTGCTGCTTGAGATGAATGCTCCTTCATTCTGTGCATGCCGTATACTTTTCAGGGTAAGAATTTACTATTGGCCTGTAAGGTGGCAAATTAGTTCTGGGATCAAGAAAGAAACTTTTCTTCCAAGCTTCAAGTGATTTGGCCATTAGATTCCTTAATTGTAACATTCCAACTGTAAGTAAATATTGTCCAacatttctttaatattttttacCATTTTGCAGCAAAGCAACAAACAAAGCGATTTTAAGAATTTCTTATATACTCACTAGTTAGGCTCTAGTGCACAGGATCAAAGATTAGGTGCCTTACCTCTTACTtataaaagatatttttaaagactaaaaatagtAACATGAGAATGGCTGATCAGCTCCATCAATCTTAACACAGACCATTATATTTCTGCTGGAGATCAAAGGTGTCCATGTGTGCTCACATATCCAAGGGTTTGTGTATATTCTATGGATGCAGAGAGGGAGAATAAACTTGAAGAGATCTTCCATGTTTGTAGGGACAGAAGAAATCAGCCCTGTTTCCCAAACCATAATTCATTTTAAACAATATGTCTTACTGGTTTAAACTTCAATCCTAAAATAGCCTGTCTCTTTAGAATaacagccacaagccctggcagGATCATCTCAGATCTACTCACGTAGATACTAGTGGTGTTAAAGGGTCCTGGTCTGCTTGGATGATGTTGGCCAAAACTTCCTAGTCCATGCTGTTGTGACATGTGATTTGTTTTGAATATCTTCCTCCATCCAATAGGTGGATGAATCTGAGTGATGTGATATGCACATGCTTTGCAGGGTGGTTTAGAATTCTGCTAGACAAAAGGTGCTATATAAATGTGCAATCTCTTAGCATTCTAGCATAAAATGATGAGAGAGTGTCTGTGTGGCAGTTTACACTTACTACAGCAGGAAAGATGAATAGGAATCTCATTTATAGAAAACACCAGCTATCTTATCTTGAAGCTGTAAACTGATTTGTCTCTCTTTGTTGTTGTCTCATACGGATTGGCTATGCTAAAAACCTTTTATGGAAGACAAACCAATGGGTGATGGTCCACATACTACACTGTCGCATGGTCCTTGTGTATCACATGTGGTGGGTGTATATTTCCAGTTGGAATAACGTGGTGGAAAATCTGGGACTTCCATATTTTTGCGTGTTTTTCATGGGATTAAGTACACTTACATTAATATTTAATCCCTACTGGATATACAAATCGACTCAGTGGCTTGTCAGGGCAGTTGACTGGAAAATTCCAAATACATCAGTGAAAAATGCATCCTCTGAAAAGTCAAATAGTGAAACAGTCAAAAAGAAGATATAGTTCTGCAACAGCGGATTTGTCTGGCACAGCTTAACACAGCGCAGCATTGAGAGTTCTTCTACGCTACCTTCTTTGCACCCCAAAAGGATTTTTATACCCTTTTCCCCTTATattgactaaattagggtctgacctcaTCGAATCTTGAACACCTGCTGAGACCCCAATGTTTCTGATGACCTTATTCCATCCATCCTGCATGTTCCGAGAAAAGCTTGAGGGGAAAATCCCGCCAAGGGCCTTTCACCTGAATCTAACGGACAATCTCATATTACTTCCTTTAGGTGGAGGGAAAGTTTAGGCGTATCTTGGTATCTGAGACATATTTTTAGATGGCACAGACTGATATGAACCACATCGTTACTATCCTGACCTTAAACCTACATATGGAAAGTCGTTTAGCCCAAACTGCCTCCTCATGCCCTATTTAACAGGCAGGCCCCTTGTGTTACTCCTGACGGTAAAGACAGGTATGTGTGGATCCTTCTAGGCCTCAGTTAGCTAGACTGTTATGGCttcttaatgtctaacctaaaccatATACTATAACTAAATTAACCTCGGAGTAGGCTACAGTGTAGTATAGGAAGCTGGATCAAATTCATTTGCTTTATttgaggaggagcagtggggtaGGAGGGAGGCTCAGAACATGTGATGGAGAGGGATAAAGAAAATTCTCCTGATAAGAATCCCCCTAAAAATATAATCCTTATCTGATCTGCCACTTTTACACTGTTTGTTCTGGTTTCTTGCTATTATGCAGATATACATAGCTATCTTGCCTAAATGCTAGTGGTCTTCATACAGAGGAAAGTTCTCTTTTGGTTTCTTTATCTCTAAAGGATGAGAAATTAATCCTGCTAAATGTTACTAAGACTTTGTTGCGACTGTTGGCCCAGACTAGGTGTAGTGCATGGGTAGGTTTTGCTAACAGACCCCTTTAGCAGGGCCTCATCACAAACTCCCATAGGAAAGGCTGCTGTTGACTTCACAAGCTTGACTGCGAGACTTAGACTTGTATGTTGCTCCCATCCCCTGGAAAATTTTTGTGTAACTCTAAATATTGGTAAATTATGATACACCATTCTTCTAATAAGTGTAGAAGACCCCATCTTTGCTGTCATCAAAAATGGACTTCATTACTGTAGTGTTTATTATTAGCTAGTACTTCATATTCTACCAAGCATATCCAATCACTCCAACCAGGCATCTGACCATAATATAGTAGAAGGATACTATTGTAAGTTATGTATGTGTTATGATGAAGAATAATATAATAGTAGAAAAATCCGATTTTATCTTATACAATGTGTTATGTGGCCTATAAAGATATGTTAGCCTATTTTTATATCTTATTCTTGTAGCCTAAatgtatattatatattatttgctatttcctTCACCTTTCACTGTTATTCCATTATAGAAGTAATGTAAAAAGCCTACTAGGATAATACTCTGTAAGACATTAGCTTGAACTAGGTAGGTGTGGCTGTCAGGACAGTTCCAGACAGATATAGACAAGGAAGCGTGCATCTGCATTCCCCAACTTTAGGTTATTTAGTtcacagcacttttttttttaatcttatgtGGTGCCAAGATGTTATGACCCCATTGGATCAACCATCCTGTTTATTGCAAAGTGAAGgccaaggttactgaggctgtTTGGTGGTGTCTTGCCTCTAACAACTTTCAAAAATGGGCATTTCACTGGTTGCAATGAGATATGTGATGTTTATTCAAAGGAGGGGAGGTGTTAGTGCCATTCCACAATCAGGTATGCATGCCCTCAAAATCTTACTCTAGATCTAGCTTGAAAGGTTGGGCTAGGGCAACCTAGAACACCCCATGACCGAGTTGTTCAGCTCtgtctctctatatatatatttctctGGAAGTCTAATCTTTTTTTTGGTTAtttatgtacattttcatttattttaccaGTACTAGTGTTTTCTTAAAGCTTTCCTCTAATCTAACACTGTCTCATGTCTCATCACCATCAGAGACAACTCCTCAAGTCCATCAGGAGGGGGTGTGACTGTTGTTAGCCTAGGTATATTTGTGCTGTATACTGGTTTTATGTAACTAATCAAAGTGAATTAATCTGTATGTAACCACTCTAGATATTtgactgtaaattccattactAAGTGTAATAAATTCTGTGCTACTATTACACTGTTTGCAGAAGTCATACAATTCCTGCAGGTCCTGTGACCTTCCTCCAGAGAAGAGCTCCGATAGCTCATCATAGCTGTGGTCTGGTGTGGAGGGTGAACCCAGAGATTCTTAGGTCAGATTAGTGAGCCATGATCCAAAACAATATTCCTACCCGTCCCCTGCTCAATAGTTATGATAAAGAATAATATTGTAATAGTGTAAGTAGTAAACGTATTAATGTGTTTTATGATTATGAGTGTGTTTCATACCCAGTTTTGAATGAGAAATTGTTTGGTAAGGGTGCACCAGGCAGATTGCTTGTAACATTTTTCTGATGTCAAGACAGAAATAGACCCTTATGGCCACTATTCTGTTTTTACAAATAGTCATGACAAGTAAAAGAATGTTCTTATTGAAATTGTTAACTAGATGTTCAAATGTGCATATTGCTTTTGTATAAGAAAAAATTGACCCTGTTTTATGTGAATGAGGGTGTTAAGAGATAAAGATGAAGACCATCACCAGAACAGATGTTCTAGGGAGGTAATGGAGGCAGAGGTGAAGGTGCCAAAGACAGCACTGAGATGTAAGAAGAAGGCAGATTGCTGACTCTGAAAGGAGACAGGCACCTATGGACTAGCACAAGAGAGCTGTGCTGGAAATCAGTAGGGTGAAACAGTAGATGTACGACGAGAAGAGCAATTTAAGAAAACAAGCACTCATCAAACATCAGTTGATTACAGCATGATGATGTGAAACTTATTTATCCCAATGCTACAGGAAGGGGCTGCTTTGCCATAGATTTTGGCTTCTTCTTGAAACTGACTGGACCCTCAAGCTGAATCAACAGAACCTGGTTCCTTCCCTTGTACTTAGCCTGATTGGTCACCAGGCTAAGG encodes the following:
- the LOC142010552 gene encoding protein CLN8-like, producing the protein MNLANDGATPRGVYDWDYVLWEVRLKLLAVGFFSYLSAFFLAHCLSSWICASYRTLSAKQKVFWNMDITRALFAVQGCGAGLWALLIDPVFQADQVYSQQKWIWFHCLIAAGFFLLENVVAFSSNILFGVFNVFAVIHPLFAFGGLLGLMTNIKSGHYLPLMGLLLEMNAPSFCACRILLRIGYAKNLLWKTNQWVMVHILHCRMVLVYHMWWVYISSWNNVVENLGLPYFCVFFMGLSTLTLIFNPYWIYKSTQWLVRAVDWKIPNTSVKNASSEKSNSETVKKKI